Genomic window (Deltaproteobacteria bacterium):
CGCCTACTCCTTCCTCTACGTGCCGCCCGCCTCGGAGCGCTCGCTGCGCACGTTCGTTTTCGAGCGGCTCCCCGACGCGCTCGGCCGGACGTGGCGCGTCCAGGCCCTCGCCTGGACGCTGCTGCTCGCCGGCATCACGCTCGGCGGCGCGCTCGCCTGGCGGGATCCGCAGTCGCTGCACGCCTTCATGCCCGCGGGATGCGGCTACACACCCGACCGGGTCGACCAGCTGATCGCCTCGCCGGCGGCGCGGGCCGACTTCCTGGGCCGCAGCGCCGTGCCGGCGACGATCAACGCCTTCTTCGGCTCCGCGCTCTTCGCCCACAACACGCGCGTCGGGCTGCTCGCCTTCGCGACCGGGATGCTCGCGGGTGTGCCGACCGTGCTCCTGCATCTCTACAACGGGATCCTGCTCGGGGCCTTCGCCGCGATCTTCTTCCGCGACCCCCTCCCCCTCGACTTCCTCGCCTGGATCCTGCCCCACGGCATCCCCGAGCTGACCGCGATCACGCTCTGCGCCGCCGCGGGGCTCTGCCTCGGCGGCGCCGTCGCCGCGCCGGGACGGCAGGGCCGGCGCCGGGCCCTGCGCGAGGCGGTGAACCCCGCCCTCCTCCTCTTCGCGGGCGCGATCCCGCTCTTCGCCCTCGCCGCCCTCGCCGAGAGCTTCGTCCGCGAGTCGACGCTCGGCACCGCGCCCCGCCTGGGAATCGCCGCCGCCTTCGCCGCCGGGCTCGTGGCGGCGCTCCTCGCGGTTCGGCGCTTCTCCCGCCGCGTGCCGGTCGACGCCGCGTGGCTCGGCGAGCTCATGGCTCCGGACCGTGGCGGATCGCCAGGTAGAGGTTCAGGACCTGCGCCGTGATCGCCTCGGGCAGCACGTCGACGGTCTCGAGCCCACCCCGGCGCAGCCGTCCAAGCGCCGCGTCCCGCTCGCGCAGCAGATCGTCGAGGACGATTCGGCGGTAGAGCCCGAGCGGACCGCCGCCGCCGAGCGCCAGCGCCTCGTAGGCGCGGTCCCGGATCGCGACCAGCAGGACCCGGTGGCGCCGGGCCAGCAGGACGAGCGGCGCGATGACGGACGCCGCATCGACCTCCACGAAGTCGGTGAGCACGACGACGAGCGCCCTGCGGCGCTGGCGCGCCGTCACCTCGCGCACGAGCGCGCGATAGTCGGCCTCCACCGTGTGCGCCTCGGCGGCGCGCAGCAGCTCGACGAACAGGCCGAGCGCCCTCCGATGCGCGCGCGGCCGCAGGTGCCCGCGCACCTCGCGGTCGAAGACCACCATGCCGACGCGGTCGCCCGCGGTGAGCGCCGCGTACACCAGCGCCAGCGCACCGTCGACGGCGTGGTCGAGCTTGGTGCGCGCGCCGGCCCGTCCGCCCATGAGCCGGCTCGTGTCGAGGGCGATCAGCACCGTGTGGTTGCGCTCGCGCTGGTAGAGGCGCGTGACCACGCGGCCCCGGCGGGCCGTCGCCGCCCAGTCGATCCGGCGCGGGTCGTCCCCCGGGACCCAGTCGCGCAGCGACTCGAACTCCATGCCCTCACCGCGCCGCCGGGACGGGCGGACGCCGATGGCCGCCAGCACGCGCTTGGGGGCGAGCGCCTCGGGGCGCAGGTAGCGGGTGGCGTCCGGATGGACCGGCAGCACCGCGTCCGCGCCGGCGGTGGTGCGGCGGCGCAGCAGCCCGAGCGGCGAGCCCTCGAGCGCGATCGCCGGCCCGAGCCGGCGATCACCCCGCACGGACGGGCGGATCGGGTAGCGGAGCGTCACGTTCGCCCCGGGAGGGACGAGCACGCCCGCGAAGCGCGGCTCCTCGGCCGCCAGGTCCGGCGGGACCTCGTCCAACACCTCCACCGCGACCGGCTCGCGCGCCGCGTTGGCCACCGTGAGGCCGATCTCGGCCTCGCGGCCGACGAAGGCACGCCCGGGGAGACGCCGCTCGAGACGGAGCGGCGGGCGCCGGCGCAGCAGCACCAGGTCCCACCCGGCGAGCGCGCCGAGCAGGGCGAGGCCGCCGGCGAGCGCGGGCCAGAGCGCGGGCCACACGACGGCGGCCATCGCGGCGGCGGTCCACGCCGCCGCCGCCCTCACGAGCCTCCGGCCCGGTCCGACCCTCACCGCGGGACCGCCACGCTGCGCAGCGTTCCCTCGAGGGCCTTGTCGGGGACCAGGCCCTCGACCTCGGCCGCGGGGTCGAGCTGCACGCGATGGCGGAGGGTGGGCGCCAGCATCGCCTGCACGTCCTCGGGCAGCACGTAGTCGCGCCCCTCGAGCGCTGCGGTGGCCTTCGCCGCGCGCAGCAGCATCACCCCGGCGCGCGGCGAGGCGCCGAGCGCGAAGTGGAGGTCCTGGCGCGTCGCCCGCACCAGGGCCGCGACGTAGGCCACGACGTCGTCCTGGACGACGACGCCGCGCACGACCTCGCGCGCGTGCTCGAGGTCGTCGGTGCGGAGCACGCGGCCCACCGAGCTCGGCGGACGGTCCGCCGCGTGATGCCGGGCGAGGATCGCGGCCTCCTCCTCGGCGCTCGGGTAGTCGATCACGATCTTGAAGAGGAAGCGGTCGAGCTCCGCCTCGGGGAGCGGATAGGTCCCCTCCTGCTCGACCGGGTTCTGGGTCGCGAACACGGCGAAGTGCGGGCCAAGCGGATGCCGCGTTCCGTCGACGGTCGCGGCGCGCTCCTGCATCGCCTCGAGGAGCGCGGCCTGGGTCTTGGCGGAGGCGCGGTTGATCTCGTCCGCGAGCAGGAGGTCGGTGAACAGCGGCCCGGGCCGGAAGCGTGCGTCGCCCGCGCGCGGGTCGAGGATCGAGGTCCCGATGATGTCGCTCGGCATCAGGTCGGGCGTGAACTGCACCCGCCCGAAGCGCACGTCGACCGCGGCCGCGAGCGCTTGCACGAGGAGGGTCTTC
Coding sequences:
- a CDS encoding stage II sporulation protein M: MVSCGALSATPPSDDARRATERFEALLDRCERLRAGGLPFDELGELGRRYRAHTARLARLRERDDDPAEIRYLNALCVRAYSFLYVPPASERSLRTFVFERLPDALGRTWRVQALAWTLLLAGITLGGALAWRDPQSLHAFMPAGCGYTPDRVDQLIASPAARADFLGRSAVPATINAFFGSALFAHNTRVGLLAFATGMLAGVPTVLLHLYNGILLGAFAAIFFRDPLPLDFLAWILPHGIPELTAITLCAAAGLCLGGAVAAPGRQGRRRALREAVNPALLLFAGAIPLFALAALAESFVRESTLGTAPRLGIAAAFAAGLVAALLAVRRFSRRVPVDAAWLGELMAPDRGGSPGRGSGPAP
- a CDS encoding DUF58 domain-containing protein; this translates as MRAAAAWTAAAMAAVVWPALWPALAGGLALLGALAGWDLVLLRRRPPLRLERRLPGRAFVGREAEIGLTVANAAREPVAVEVLDEVPPDLAAEEPRFAGVLVPPGANVTLRYPIRPSVRGDRRLGPAIALEGSPLGLLRRRTTAGADAVLPVHPDATRYLRPEALAPKRVLAAIGVRPSRRRGEGMEFESLRDWVPGDDPRRIDWAATARRGRVVTRLYQRERNHTVLIALDTSRLMGGRAGARTKLDHAVDGALALVYAALTAGDRVGMVVFDREVRGHLRPRAHRRALGLFVELLRAAEAHTVEADYRALVREVTARQRRRALVVVLTDFVEVDAASVIAPLVLLARRHRVLLVAIRDRAYEALALGGGGPLGLYRRIVLDDLLRERDAALGRLRRGGLETVDVLPEAITAQVLNLYLAIRHGPEP
- a CDS encoding MoxR family ATPase; protein product: MIGSRPVDVAAIAERYRALGAAVGGVIVGQESAVRLAFITLLCSGHSLIEGVPGVAKTLLVQALAAAVDVRFGRVQFTPDLMPSDIIGTSILDPRAGDARFRPGPLFTDLLLADEINRASAKTQAALLEAMQERAATVDGTRHPLGPHFAVFATQNPVEQEGTYPLPEAELDRFLFKIVIDYPSAEEEAAILARHHAADRPPSSVGRVLRTDDLEHAREVVRGVVVQDDVVAYVAALVRATRQDLHFALGASPRAGVMLLRAAKATAALEGRDYVLPEDVQAMLAPTLRHRVQLDPAAEVEGLVPDKALEGTLRSVAVPR